Proteins encoded in a region of the Vicia villosa cultivar HV-30 ecotype Madison, WI linkage group LG5, Vvil1.0, whole genome shotgun sequence genome:
- the LOC131603739 gene encoding bidirectional sugar transporter SWEET4-like, whose protein sequence is MTAAAAHIARTVVGIIGNIISGFLFLSPVPTFYGIWKKGSVEQFSPAPYLATLVNCMVWTLYGLPMVNPDNILVLTINGSGSVVEIVYVTLFIIYSNRNKRLKVLLWLIVELLFIGALAFVTLILVHSAKKRSAIVGTTCIVFNIMMYAAPLAVMKLVIVTKSVEYMPLSISLASFGNGVAWTTYALIQFDAFITVPNGIGTLFSVVQLILYATYYKSTKMQIAERKANKTEVDLSQVVVGNGDQKSKTNH, encoded by the exons ATGACTGCAGCAGCAGCACATATTGCTCGAACAGTTGTTGGTATTATAG GAAATATCATCTCAGGCTTCTTGTTCTTGTCACCAGT GCCAACTTTTTATGGGATATGGAAGAAAGGATCAGTTGAGCAATTTTCACCAGCACCATACTTAGCAACACTTGTGAACTGCATGGTGTGGACACTATATGGTCTGCCCATGGTGAACCCGGACAATATCTTAGTGCTGACCATCAACGGCTCGGGTTCTGTGGTCGAGATCGTATATGTCACACTCTTCATAATTTACTCTAACCGCAACAAAAGGCTCAAGGTTCTTTTGTGGCTAATTGTTGAACTCCTTTTCATTGGAGCTCTTGCGTTCGTCACATTGATTCTCGTTCATTCTGCCAAGAAACGATCGGCCATTGTTGGTACCACCTGCATTGTCTTCAACATTATGATGTATGCTGCACCTTTAGCTGTCATG AAATTGGTGATTGTGACTAAAAGCGTTGAGTATATGCCGCTTTCTATATCTCTTGCTTCCTTTGGAAATGGTGTCGCTTGGACCACTTATGCTCTCATCCAATTCGACGCATTCATCAct GTGCCAAATGGGATTGGGACATTGTTTTCCGTGGTTCAGCTGATTCTATATGCAACCTATTACAAATCGACGAAGATGCAGATAGCGGAAAGAAAAGCCAACAAGACGGAGGTGGATCTGTCGCAGGTTGTGGTTGGCAATGGTGATCAAAAATCCAAGACAAATCATTGA
- the LOC131603737 gene encoding 3-oxoacyl-[acyl-carrier-protein] synthase I, chloroplastic-like: MACTGFSSTCLFEVSLVHYEGLRFTQRVQMLSTACMPKCYNLATTKKYKTIKAMASPNVAAPQREKDPKKRVVITGMGLVSVFGSDIDVFYNKLLEGESGISLIDRFDASSFPVRFGGQIRDFSSQGYIDCENDRRLDDCSRYCLVAGKRALEDANLGYEALNNMDKTKIGVLVGTGMGGVSSINNAVDALTHRGHEKINQFFIPYTINMSSALLAIDTGLMGPNYSISTACATANYCFCAASHHIRSGEADIMVVGGTEASIIPSGVGGFVACRALSQRNDEPKKASRPWDKNRDGFVIGEGAGVLIMESLESATERGARIIAEYLGGAITCDAHHMTDPRSDGFGVSSCISKGLQDAGVSPEEVNYVNAHATSTLAGDLAEVNAIKKVFKDTSELKMNGTKSMIGHCLGAAGGLEAIATIKAITTGWLHPTINQENLEEDVTIDTVPNFKKKHEVSVAISNSFGFGGHNSVVVFAPFKP; the protein is encoded by the exons ATGGCATGCACTGGCTTTTCTAGTACATGTCTTTTTGAGGTATCTTTGGTTCACTATGAAGGTCTTAGGTTTACTCAAAGAGTGCAAATGCTTTCAACTGCATGCATGCCAAAATGCTACAATTTAGCTACAA CCAAGAAATACAAAACAATCAAGGCCATGGCTTCTCCAAATGTGGCAGCTCCTCAAAGAGAGAAAGATCCAAAAAAGAGAGTAGTAATAACAGGAATGGGTCTTGTTTCTGTCTTTGGTAGTGACATAGATGTATTTTATAACAAGCTTCTTGAAGGAGAGAGTGGAATAAGCCTAATAGATAGGTTTGATGCCTCAAGCTTCCCCGTCCGTTTCGGCGGTCAGATACGCGATTTTTCTTCACAAGGTTACATTGATTGTGAGAATGATCGGCGCCTCGATGATTGCTCGAGGTATTGTTTAGTTGCTGGCAAGAGGGCACTTGAAGATGCTAATCTTGGATATGAAGCCCTCAACAAT ATGGATAAAACAAAAATAGGAGTTCTAGTGGGAACAGGAATGGGAGGTGTAAGTAGTATTAACAATGCTGTTGATGCTCTGACTCATAGAGGACATGAAAAAATCAATCAATTTTTCATTCCCTACACCATTAACATGAGTTCTGCTTTGTTGGCTATAGACACAGGACTAATGGGACCAAATTACTCCATTTCTACTGCTTGTGCAACAGCGAATTACTGCTTTTGTGCAGCTTCTCATCACATTAGAAGTGGTGAAGCAGATATTATGGTGGTTGGTGGTACTGAAGCTTCGATTATACCTTCTGGTGTTGGAGGATTCGTTGCTTGCAGGGCTTTATCTCAGAGGAATGATGAGCCTAAGAAGGCTTCAAGACCGTGGGACAAGAATCGCGATGGTTTTGTCATTGGCGAAGGCGCTGGTGTTCTG ATAATGGAGAGCTTGGAGAGTGCAACAGAGAGAGGAGCAAGAATTATTGCTGAATATTTGGGTGGTGCCATAACATGTGATGCTCATCACATGACTGATCCGAGATCGGATGGATTTGGAGTTTCATCTTGCATAAGCAAGGGTTTACAAGACGCCGGTGTTTCCCCTGAAGAG GTGAACTATGTGAATGCCCATGCTACATCAACACTAGCTGGTGACTTGGCTGAGGTTAATGCAATCAAAAAGGTTTTTAAGGATACATCAGAACTAAAAATGAATGGGACTAAG tcAATGATTGGCCATTGTCTAGGTGCTGCTGGTGGTTTGGAAGCTATAGCAACTATCAAAGCAATAACTACAGGCTGGTTGCATCCAACCATTAACCAAGAA AATTTGGAAGAGGATGTTACAATTGATACTGTCCCTAATTTCAAGAAAAAGCATGAAGTTAGTGTTG CTATCTCCAATTCATTTGGATTTGGTGGACACAATTCAGTAGTTGTCTTTGCTCCATTCAAACCCTAA
- the LOC131603740 gene encoding uncharacterized protein LOC131603740, which produces MSALFNFHSFLTVVLLVISTCTFLKMQFPSMLQQKTGFRGFFWKAARIGERLSPWVAAGFLSMGLSILLF; this is translated from the exons ATG TCTGCCCTTTTTAATTTTCACTCTTTTTTGACGGTTGTGTTGCTCGTCATCTCTACATGTACCTTCCTCAAGATGCAGTTCCCTTCCATGCTTCAACAGAAAACTGG GTTTCGGGGATTCTTTTGGAAGGCTGCTAGAATAG GTGAACGTTTAAGCCCGTGGGTGGCCGCCGGATTTTTATCAATGGGCTTATCAATTCTATTATTCTAA
- the LOC131603738 gene encoding small ribosomal subunit protein bS6c, producing MASMATSSSLNSIPLSSSSSLSAPSIRAFSESNFHFPQNRNHHSNLTVKAQTLDFTSSFFEGGFGSGDDPFSPAIGFPAVEEKPEPQCPPGLRQYETMVVLRPDMSEDERLALTQKYEELLVAGGGMYVEVFNRGIIPLSYSIQKKNKEGETNTYMDGIYLLFTYFTKPESLKALEQTLLADDNVVRSTSFKIIKKKKDK from the exons ATGGCATCAATGGCAACATCCTCTTCACTCAATTCAATTCCtctttcatcttcttcctctctttccGCTCCTTCCATTCGTGCATTCTCTGAATCCAATTTCCACTTTCCCCAAAACAGAAACCACCATTCCAACCTCACCGTTAAAGCACAAACCCTAGATTTTACCAGTTCGTTCTTCGAAGGCGGATTCGGTTCAGGCGATGATCCGTTTTCTCCAGCAATCGGTTTTCCTGCCGTTGAAGAGAAACCGGAACCACAATGCCCGCCCGGACTTAGGCAGTACGAAACTATGGTGGTTTTGAGACCTGATATGTCTGAAGATGAGCGTCTTGCACTCACTCAGAAATACGAAGAG CTTCTTGTTGCTGGAGGTGGCATGTATGTAGAGGTTTTTAACAGGGGTATTATTCCACTATCGTATAGCATCCAGAAAAAAAACAAGGAAGGAGAAACTAACACCTATATGGACGGCATCTACCTCTTATTCACCTACTTCACAAAGCCCGAGTCCTTAAAAGCCCTTGAGCAGACACTATTGGCGGACGATAATGTTGTCCGATCAACGAGCTTCAAGATCatcaagaaaaagaaagataagtgA